One genomic segment of Sminthopsis crassicaudata isolate SCR6 chromosome 4, ASM4859323v1, whole genome shotgun sequence includes these proteins:
- the EEF1A1 gene encoding elongation factor 1-alpha 1 — MGKEKTHINIVVIGHVDSGKSTTTGHLIYKCGGIDKRTIEKFEKEAAEMGKGSFKYAWVLDKLKAERERGITIDISLWKFETSKYYVTIIDAPGHRDFIKNMITGTSQADCAVLIVAAGVGEFEAGISKNGQTREHALLAYTLGVKQLIVGVNKMDSTEPPYSQKRYEEIVKEVSTYIKKIGYNPDTVAFVPISGWNGDNMLEPSSNMPWFKGWKVTRKDGNANGTTLLEALDCILPPTRPTDKPLRLPLQDVYKIGGIGTVPVGRVETGVLKPGMVVTFAPVNVTTEVKSVEMHHEALSEALPGDNVGFNVKNVSVKDVRRGNVAGDSKNDPPMEAAGFTAQVIILNHPGQISAGYAPVLDCHTAHIACKFAELKEKIDRRSGKKLEDGPKFLKSGDAAIVDMVPGKPMCVESFSDYPPLGRFAVRDMRQTVAVGVIKAVDKKAAGAGKVTKSAQKAQKAK, encoded by the exons ATGGGCAAGGAAAAGACTCACATTAACATTGTCGTCATTGGACATGTAGACTCTGGCAAGTCCACCACTACTGGTCACCTCATCTACAAATGTGGTGGGATTGATAAGAGAACCATTGAGAAGTTCGAGAAGGAGGCTGCTGAG ATGGGAAAGGGCTCCTTCAAATATGCCTGGGTCTTGGATAAACTGAAGGCTGAACGTGAGCGTGGTATCACTATTGATATCTCCCTGTGGAAATTTGAGACCAGCAAATACTATGTGACTATTATTGATGCTCCTGGACACAGAGACTTTATCAAGAACATGATTACAGGCACATCTCAG GCTGACTGTGCTGTCCTGATTGTTGCTGCTGGTGTTGGTGAATTTGAAGCTGGTATCTCAAAGAATGGGCAGACCCGTGAGCATGCCCTTCTGGCCTACACATTAGGTGTGAAACAACTGATTGTTGGTGTAAACAAAATGGATTCCACCGAGCCCCCCTACAGCCAGAAGAGATACGAGGAAATTGTCAAGGAAGTCAGTACTTATATCAAGAAAATTGGCTACAACCCTGATACAGTAGCTTTTGTGCCAATTTCAGGATGGAATGGTGACAACATGCTGGAGCCAAGCTCTAAT ATGCCTTGGTTTAAGGGATGGAAAGTCACCCGAAAGGATGGGAATGCTAATGGAACTACACTGCTTGAAGCTTTGGATTGCATCCTGCCACCAACTCGTCCAACTGATAAGCCCCTTCGTCTACCCCTCCAAGATGTCTACAAGATTGGTG gCATTGGTACTGTACCTGTTGGCCGGGTAGAAACTGGTGTTCTGAAACCAGGCATGGTGGTCACCTTTGCCCCAGTCAATGTCACAACTGAAGTAAAATCTGTTGAAATGCACCATGAAGCTTTGAGTGAGGCTCTGCCTGGGGATAATGTTGGTTTCAACGTCAAGAACGTGTCTGTCAAAGATGTCCGCCGTGGTAATGTGGCTGGTGATAGCAAGAATGACCCACCTATGGAAGCTGCTGGTTTCACTGCACAG GTCATTATCCTGAACCATCCAGGCCAAATCAGTGCTGGCTATGCACCTGTTCTGGATTGTCACACTGCTCACATTGCTTGCAAGTTTGCTGAACTGAAGGAGAAGATTGATCGTCGTTCTGGTAAGAAGCTGGAAGATGGCCCTAAATTCCTGAAATCTGGTGATGCTGCCATCGTTGATATGGTTCCAGGCAAGCCTATGTGTGTGGAGAGCTTCTCTGATTATCCTCCTCTGG GTCGTTTTGCTGTTCGTGATATGAGGCAGACTGTTGCAGTTGGTGTCATCAAGGCAGTTGACAAGAAGGCTGCTGGAGCTGGCAAGGTCACAAAATCTGCCCAGAAGGCCCAGAAGGCTAAATGA